One Temnothorax longispinosus isolate EJ_2023e chromosome 8, Tlon_JGU_v1, whole genome shotgun sequence genomic region harbors:
- the LOC139817928 gene encoding rab proteins geranylgeranyltransferase component A 1-like isoform X1 has product MQAIAMATDKTSCRDDVNRTKHFLNSLGRYGNTPFLWPMYGSGELPQCFCRLCAVFGGIYCLKRQLDGVVVNEDKCKAIISGRQRFALEHLVVGQGHLPPEIVASEGENQISRKIFITDRSIMQGEEESLTFLYYSPEEQDQGAVTLIELGPSTNACPQGLFIIHMTCKRTKNAKKDLAYVVNKFLRAEPLQSNAVRSSSDSHTQTVSPDKRHLQDDRQEKEETEYPVPQVLWSLYLNLPASDIKLSDSAPSNIHLCSGPDLELDFDFAVNQVGSGEIPLDDEEWEEWKGIASEEFEDTFRTMISCSPQAVHPEIIDTNTRKRGSLMSALYSQDGVTYERDSCHSITVAVSSKPSTMERQTQTELILPIWRQFLYCLAGDDAFRRRRQREAASNYRKCGDRMSRRHINSVSYIDRVALSVFPASFGLLNVCYWVAYVTYQEEFKWQDPPIGSITPISH; this is encoded by the exons atgcaagCTATTGCAATGGCAACGGACAAAACATCATGTAGAGACGACGTTAATCGTACGAAGCATTTTCTCAATAGTCTTGGACGTTATGGAAATACACCCTTCTTATGGCCTATGTACGGAAGCGGAGAACTGCCTCAATGTTTCTGCAG ACTGTGTGCAGTCTTTGGTGGAATTTATTGCTTAAAGAGACAATTAGACGGCGTAGTGGTTAACGAGGATAAATGCAAGGCCATTATCAGTGGGAGACAGAGATTTGCTTTGGAGCATTTAGTCGTAGGGCAGGGACACTTGCCACCAGAAATTGTAGCTTCTGAAGGAGAAAATCAAATTTCGCGCAAAATTTTCATTACTGACAG GTCAATTATGCAAGGTGAAGAAGAAAGTCTAACTTTTTTGTACTATTCGCCGGAAGAACAAGATCAAGGAGCCGTTACTCTAATCGAATTGGGACCATCTACTAATGCCTGCCCTCAAGGATTGt ttatAATTCATATGACATGCAAACGTACTAAAAACGCAAAGAAGGATCTAGCATATGTCGTGAATAAGTTCCTGAGAGCGGAACCGCTTCAATCTAATGCTGTACGTAGTTCTTCTGATTCTCATACTCAAACAGTCTCTCCTGATAAACGACATCTTCAG gaTGACCGACAAGAGAAGGAAGAAACTGAGTATCCGGTACCCCAAGTATTATGGTCTTTGTATCTGAATTTACCCGCGAGCGACATTAAACTAAGCGATTCTGCGCCGAGTAACATACATCTATGTTCCGGACCGGATCTTGAGCTTGATTTCGACTTTGCTGTAAATCAG GTTGGTAGCGGCGAGATTCCGTTGGACGACGAAGAATGGGAAGAATGGAAGGGTATCGCGAGCGAGGAGTTCGAGGATACATTTCGCACTATGATCTCTTGCAGCCCTCAGGCTGTTCATCCGGAGATTATCGATACGAATACTAGAAAGCGTGGTTCCCTTATGTCCGCGCTATACAGT CAGGACGGCGTCACATACGAAAGAGATTCCTGCCATTCCATCACAGTCGCCGTTTCTTCAAAACCGTCGACCATGGAGAGACAGACGCAAACTGAGCTTATTTTACCAATATGGCGACAGTTTCTCTATTGCTTAGCAGGAGATGATGCTTTCAG GCGTCGCCGGCAACGAGAAGCGGCTAGCAACTATCGAAAATGCGGCGATCGTATGTCGAGGAGGCACATAAACAGCGTGTCTTACATCGACAGGGTGGCGCTATCCGTCTTCCCCGCGTCTTTCGGTCTACTCAACGTCTGCTACTGGGTAGCCTACGTCACCTATCAAGAAGAATTTAAGTGGCAGGATCCGCCGATCGGGTCGATAACGCCGATCTCCCATTAA
- the LOC139817928 gene encoding rab proteins geranylgeranyltransferase component A 1-like isoform X2 — protein sequence MQAIAMATDKTSCRDDVNRTKHFLNSLGRYGNTPFLWPMYGSGELPQCFCRLCAVFGGIYCLKRQLDGVVVNEDKCKAIISGRQRFALEHLVVGQGHLPPEIVASEGENQISRKIFITDRSIMQGEEESLTFLYYSPEEQDQGAVTLIELGPSTNACPQGLFIIHMTCKRTKNAKKDLAYVVNKFLRAEPLQSNAVRSSSDSHTQTVSPDKRHLQDDRQEKEETEYPVPQVLWSLYLNLPASDIKLSDSAPSNIHLCSGPDLELDFDFAVNQVGSGEIPLDDEEWEEWKGIASEEFEDTFRTMISCSPQAVHPEIIDTNTRKRGSLMSALYSDGVTYERDSCHSITVAVSSKPSTMERQTQTELILPIWRQFLYCLAGDDAFRRRRQREAASNYRKCGDRMSRRHINSVSYIDRVALSVFPASFGLLNVCYWVAYVTYQEEFKWQDPPIGSITPISH from the exons atgcaagCTATTGCAATGGCAACGGACAAAACATCATGTAGAGACGACGTTAATCGTACGAAGCATTTTCTCAATAGTCTTGGACGTTATGGAAATACACCCTTCTTATGGCCTATGTACGGAAGCGGAGAACTGCCTCAATGTTTCTGCAG ACTGTGTGCAGTCTTTGGTGGAATTTATTGCTTAAAGAGACAATTAGACGGCGTAGTGGTTAACGAGGATAAATGCAAGGCCATTATCAGTGGGAGACAGAGATTTGCTTTGGAGCATTTAGTCGTAGGGCAGGGACACTTGCCACCAGAAATTGTAGCTTCTGAAGGAGAAAATCAAATTTCGCGCAAAATTTTCATTACTGACAG GTCAATTATGCAAGGTGAAGAAGAAAGTCTAACTTTTTTGTACTATTCGCCGGAAGAACAAGATCAAGGAGCCGTTACTCTAATCGAATTGGGACCATCTACTAATGCCTGCCCTCAAGGATTGt ttatAATTCATATGACATGCAAACGTACTAAAAACGCAAAGAAGGATCTAGCATATGTCGTGAATAAGTTCCTGAGAGCGGAACCGCTTCAATCTAATGCTGTACGTAGTTCTTCTGATTCTCATACTCAAACAGTCTCTCCTGATAAACGACATCTTCAG gaTGACCGACAAGAGAAGGAAGAAACTGAGTATCCGGTACCCCAAGTATTATGGTCTTTGTATCTGAATTTACCCGCGAGCGACATTAAACTAAGCGATTCTGCGCCGAGTAACATACATCTATGTTCCGGACCGGATCTTGAGCTTGATTTCGACTTTGCTGTAAATCAG GTTGGTAGCGGCGAGATTCCGTTGGACGACGAAGAATGGGAAGAATGGAAGGGTATCGCGAGCGAGGAGTTCGAGGATACATTTCGCACTATGATCTCTTGCAGCCCTCAGGCTGTTCATCCGGAGATTATCGATACGAATACTAGAAAGCGTGGTTCCCTTATGTCCGCGCTATACAGT GACGGCGTCACATACGAAAGAGATTCCTGCCATTCCATCACAGTCGCCGTTTCTTCAAAACCGTCGACCATGGAGAGACAGACGCAAACTGAGCTTATTTTACCAATATGGCGACAGTTTCTCTATTGCTTAGCAGGAGATGATGCTTTCAG GCGTCGCCGGCAACGAGAAGCGGCTAGCAACTATCGAAAATGCGGCGATCGTATGTCGAGGAGGCACATAAACAGCGTGTCTTACATCGACAGGGTGGCGCTATCCGTCTTCCCCGCGTCTTTCGGTCTACTCAACGTCTGCTACTGGGTAGCCTACGTCACCTATCAAGAAGAATTTAAGTGGCAGGATCCGCCGATCGGGTCGATAACGCCGATCTCCCATTAA